Proteins encoded in a region of the Sulfurimonas marina genome:
- the thrB gene encoding homoserine kinase: MIISVPATSANLGPGFDSLGLAVDLRNRVEFHPSKFFSVSIKGEGENNARLKGNNLFVSIFNEHYSRLTKKKQNFKFTFYNSIPMSRGLGSSSAVIVSAIASAHEAANIRVSKRRILNHALVYEPHPDNITPAVMGGFNVATIEKNKVFSQKKHLPDYLKAVVVIPNKQMNTSKSRTILPKSYSKENAVYNLSHTALTVAAFFNEDWEMLKLAAQDRFHQKARMKTLPELFSVQKVAYESGALMSTLSGSGSTFFSLAYDDDAAMIANRLKQKFPEFAVKILDFDNSGLIIER, encoded by the coding sequence GTGATAATTAGTGTACCAGCTACATCTGCAAATTTAGGACCGGGATTTGATTCTTTAGGTCTGGCAGTTGATTTAAGAAATAGAGTTGAATTTCATCCGTCAAAGTTTTTTAGTGTGAGTATCAAGGGTGAAGGTGAGAACAATGCAAGATTAAAAGGGAATAACCTTTTTGTAAGTATTTTTAATGAACATTACTCAAGATTGACAAAGAAAAAGCAAAACTTTAAGTTTACCTTTTATAACTCTATCCCTATGTCTAGAGGATTGGGAAGTTCGTCAGCAGTAATTGTAAGTGCTATTGCATCTGCACATGAAGCTGCAAACATTAGAGTTTCAAAGCGTCGTATTTTAAATCATGCACTTGTTTATGAACCACATCCGGATAACATTACACCTGCTGTAATGGGTGGTTTTAATGTTGCAACGATTGAGAAAAATAAAGTATTCTCTCAAAAGAAACATCTGCCGGATTACCTCAAAGCGGTAGTAGTTATTCCAAACAAGCAGATGAATACATCAAAATCTCGTACAATTCTGCCAAAATCATACTCTAAAGAGAATGCTGTTTATAACCTGTCTCATACTGCTTTAACAGTTGCTGCATTTTTCAATGAAGATTGGGAGATGTTAAAGCTTGCAGCTCAGGATAGATTCCATCAAAAAGCGAGAATGAAAACTTTACCGGAACTTTTCTCGGTACAAAAAGTTGCGTATGAAAGTGGTGCATTAATGAGTACATTATCTGGAAGTGGAAGTACGTTCTTCTCACTTGCATATGATGATGATGCAGCGATGATTGCAAACCGTTTAAAGCAAAAATTTCCGGAATTTGCAGTTAAAATTTTAGATTTTGATAATAGCGGTTTAATAATCGAAAGATAA
- the lpxC gene encoding UDP-3-O-acyl-N-acetylglucosamine deacetylase, with amino-acid sequence MYQTTIKKSVELVGIGLHKGSPVKLRLEPLEAESGIVFYRSDVDVSIPLVPENVVDTKMATVIGKDGYVISTIEHLLSAVYAYGIDNLRVVVDADEVPVMDGSSASYCMLLDEAEVVELDKPKRIMRIKKEIEIKEGDKYVKLSPAKDLSYDFTIKFPHPVIQEQAYVLKFTKQSYKEEISRARTFGFLHEVQYLRSKGLALGGSLENAVVLDEKKILNPEGLRYDDEFVRHKILDAIGDMSLIGMNFIGNYEAFAGSHDLNHKLTLELLKDPENYEVIELVGEELRELEKAYA; translated from the coding sequence ATGTATCAAACAACTATAAAAAAGAGTGTTGAACTCGTAGGAATTGGACTGCACAAAGGTTCACCGGTTAAATTAAGACTAGAACCCTTAGAAGCAGAAAGTGGCATTGTCTTTTATCGAAGCGATGTAGATGTTTCAATTCCACTGGTACCTGAGAATGTTGTAGATACAAAGATGGCTACGGTTATAGGGAAAGATGGATATGTAATCTCTACAATTGAGCATCTTCTCTCAGCTGTGTATGCCTACGGTATTGATAACTTAAGAGTTGTTGTAGATGCCGATGAAGTACCGGTAATGGACGGAAGCAGTGCAAGTTACTGTATGCTTTTAGATGAAGCAGAAGTTGTTGAGCTTGATAAGCCTAAACGTATTATGAGAATCAAAAAAGAGATAGAAATAAAAGAGGGTGATAAGTATGTAAAACTCTCACCTGCAAAAGATCTCAGTTACGATTTCACGATCAAGTTTCCACATCCGGTAATTCAAGAACAAGCATATGTATTAAAGTTTACAAAACAATCATACAAAGAAGAGATTTCTCGTGCTAGAACTTTCGGATTTTTACATGAAGTACAATACCTTCGTTCAAAAGGTCTGGCACTTGGCGGTAGTTTGGAAAATGCTGTTGTACTAGATGAAAAAAAGATTCTAAATCCGGAAGGTCTGCGTTATGATGATGAGTTTGTACGTCATAAAATCTTAGATGCTATCGGAGATATGAGTTTAATAGGTATGAATTTTATAGGAAACTATGAAGCGTTTGCCGGAAGTCATGATCTTAACCACAAACTGACATTAGAGCTATTGAAAGACCCTGAAAACTATGAAGTTATTGAGCTTGTAGGTGAAGAGTTAAGAGAGTTAGAAAAAGCATATGCGTAA
- the infB gene encoding translation initiation factor IF-2 produces the protein MSEKVRVHEIAKELGITSKDVLEKANKMGIDVKSAQSVVTMEQAEGLANYIMNGEPSEEQAKPEKKTKAKTEDKKESTPKKEEPKAKIDNSTTSEAKEEPAKAAKSEEVKEEKPSENKTAEITPRIKPVVKKSGLKIVKKKKQPKEEVFEAPKKQEAVVSSYGKMSEEALKELAQKKKNKEKTAPVSKKDQGTKLDIFGGSMADVSIDMDDQVVLLDLNATERQAIEPEEPRKPKQPKPIGRNANKKQAPRTRKVSRDKRKKYTKEKPSEEVVTHVEIPEDIRVYEFAEKLKRPMSDIIKVLFDLGMMMTKNDFLGADEIEILSEEFGVEVTIIDPKDEFNYVEEAESQEEEGEERPPIITIMGHVDHGKTSLLDAIRKAKVTEDEAGGITQHIGAYTINQHGREITFIDTPGHAAFSSMRQRGTDITDIIIIVVAADDGVKPQTEEVIKIAKDSGAPIIVALNKMDKETANPDLVKGQMAERGISPVDWGGDIEFVPLSAKTGMGLDDLLENILLTADILELKASPDANAKAAVVESSLEKGRGPVATVIVQNGTLKVGDNVVCGKAHGRVKALINENSKQIKSVPPSHTAVVVGLNEVPAAGEIMMAMKNDKEAKEYAQKRYEYDRHKELSKSTKSTLEDMTSMIAEGRLKSLKVVLKTDVHGSLEAIKSSLSELRNEEVKIDIISSGVGGITENDVELVGNSENCVLLGFNVRPTGSVKALAKQRNVDIRTYSIIYQLLDDMTGMLTGMMAPKFTEENTGQAEVRDVFKSPKGMVAGCVVEDGKLIRGGLVRVIREGVVAFEGELVSLRRFKDDVEEVGNGYECGVIISNYEDVQVGDVIETFKKVEQKVSL, from the coding sequence ATGAGTGAAAAAGTTAGAGTACACGAAATTGCTAAAGAATTGGGGATTACTTCTAAAGATGTTTTAGAAAAAGCCAATAAGATGGGAATAGATGTTAAATCTGCACAAAGTGTTGTAACAATGGAACAAGCAGAAGGTTTAGCAAACTATATCATGAATGGTGAACCATCGGAAGAACAAGCAAAACCTGAGAAAAAAACAAAAGCAAAAACAGAAGATAAAAAAGAATCAACTCCTAAAAAAGAAGAACCAAAAGCAAAAATTGACAACTCTACAACTTCAGAGGCTAAAGAAGAGCCTGCAAAAGCAGCAAAGTCAGAAGAGGTTAAAGAAGAAAAACCTTCGGAAAATAAAACAGCTGAAATTACTCCTAGAATCAAACCGGTTGTAAAAAAATCTGGTTTAAAAATCGTTAAAAAGAAAAAACAACCTAAAGAGGAAGTTTTTGAAGCACCGAAAAAGCAAGAGGCAGTTGTTTCTTCTTACGGAAAAATGAGTGAAGAAGCTCTTAAAGAGTTAGCACAAAAGAAGAAAAATAAAGAAAAGACAGCTCCTGTATCTAAAAAAGATCAAGGTACTAAGCTAGATATTTTCGGTGGATCTATGGCTGATGTTTCTATTGATATGGATGACCAAGTTGTTTTACTTGACCTGAATGCTACTGAAAGACAAGCTATTGAGCCTGAAGAGCCTAGAAAGCCAAAACAACCAAAACCAATCGGAAGAAATGCAAATAAAAAGCAAGCTCCAAGAACAAGAAAAGTTTCTCGTGATAAACGTAAAAAATATACAAAAGAGAAACCTAGCGAAGAGGTTGTAACACACGTAGAGATCCCTGAAGATATCCGTGTATACGAATTCGCAGAAAAATTAAAACGCCCAATGAGTGACATTATCAAAGTTCTTTTCGATCTTGGTATGATGATGACGAAAAATGACTTCTTAGGTGCTGATGAGATTGAGATATTATCTGAAGAATTCGGTGTTGAAGTTACTATTATCGATCCAAAAGATGAATTTAACTATGTTGAAGAAGCAGAGTCTCAAGAAGAAGAGGGTGAAGAACGTCCACCGATTATTACAATTATGGGACACGTTGACCACGGTAAAACATCACTTCTTGATGCAATTAGAAAAGCAAAAGTTACTGAAGATGAAGCTGGTGGAATTACACAGCATATCGGTGCATATACAATTAACCAACACGGTAGAGAAATTACGTTTATCGATACTCCGGGTCACGCAGCATTTAGCTCTATGCGTCAAAGAGGTACTGATATTACGGATATTATCATTATCGTAGTTGCAGCAGATGACGGTGTAAAACCACAAACTGAAGAGGTTATTAAAATTGCTAAAGATTCTGGTGCACCAATTATCGTAGCACTAAATAAGATGGATAAAGAAACAGCAAACCCTGACCTTGTAAAAGGGCAAATGGCTGAGCGTGGTATCTCTCCTGTTGATTGGGGTGGAGATATAGAATTTGTTCCACTTTCTGCAAAAACAGGTATGGGACTTGACGATCTTCTTGAAAATATCCTTTTAACAGCAGATATTTTAGAACTTAAAGCAAGTCCTGATGCAAATGCAAAAGCAGCGGTAGTTGAGTCTTCACTTGAAAAAGGTCGTGGTCCGGTTGCTACTGTAATTGTTCAAAATGGTACACTTAAAGTTGGTGACAATGTTGTATGTGGAAAAGCACATGGTCGTGTTAAAGCACTTATTAACGAAAACTCAAAACAGATTAAATCTGTTCCACCATCACATACTGCAGTTGTAGTAGGTCTTAATGAAGTACCTGCTGCAGGTGAGATTATGATGGCTATGAAAAACGATAAAGAAGCGAAAGAGTACGCTCAAAAACGTTATGAGTACGATAGACATAAAGAGTTAAGTAAATCTACGAAATCTACTTTAGAAGATATGACAAGCATGATCGCAGAGGGACGTCTTAAATCTCTTAAAGTTGTACTTAAAACAGATGTTCACGGTTCACTTGAAGCTATCAAATCTTCATTATCAGAACTTAGAAATGAAGAGGTTAAAATCGACATTATCTCTAGCGGTGTAGGTGGAATTACTGAAAATGACGTTGAACTAGTTGGAAACTCTGAAAATTGTGTACTTCTTGGATTTAACGTTCGTCCTACTGGTTCAGTTAAAGCGTTAGCGAAACAAAGAAATGTAGATATTAGAACATACTCTATTATCTATCAATTACTTGATGACATGACTGGAATGCTGACAGGTATGATGGCACCGAAATTTACTGAGGAAAATACAGGTCAAGCTGAAGTTCGTGACGTATTTAAATCACCTAAAGGTATGGTTGCAGGATGTGTAGTTGAAGACGGTAAACTGATTCGTGGTGGACTTGTTCGTGTTATCCGCGAAGGTGTTGTTGCATTTGAGGGTGAACTTGTAAGTCTTAGAAGATTCAAAGATGATGTTGAAGAGGTTGGTAACGGTTACGAGTGTGGTGTTATTATCTCTAACTACGAAGATGTACAAGTTGGCGATGTAATCGAAACATTCAAAAAAGTTGAGCAAAAAGTAAGCCTGTAA